One Thermodesulfatator atlanticus DSM 21156 DNA window includes the following coding sequences:
- a CDS encoding NAD+ synthase: MKIALAQTNPKIGDFEGNTQKILEFIEKAKEKQADLVVFPELSICGYPPRDLLTRQEFLKAAEKAFSKIKAQIKGITAVIGLPRARKKSSHPPFENQAVVIADGEEVLNYAKNLLPPYDIFDEPRYFSPRYETACFLLKGRSIGLSVCEDIWHHRDFLAFDYDFDPLEGLAGRIEVLINISASPYYVGKIEVRKRLLSAQARRLGCYVFYCNQVGANDHLIFDGQSLVFSPEGELIGEACDFEEDLLLIDLGDPTPVGHQVSTRREESLLKALVFGVKEYFRKTGFKGALIGLSGGIDSSVTAAIATFALGAENVLGVLMPSPYTSQESNEDALALAQNLGIKTITIPITDTFMALRGELAKAFGREPKTLTQENLQARIRGNILMALANEFGCLVLNTGNKSEIAVGYCTLYGDTCGAISVLGDVLKNDVYALAREINRKGEIIPERVLIKPPSAELRPDQKDEDDLPPYRILNPIVKAFVEEGKSAEEIIAQGFPPEVVKEVLKRIRVEEYKRWQLPPTLRVSPRAFGYGWRYPIAQGFLFEG, from the coding sequence ATGAAGATAGCCCTAGCGCAAACAAACCCTAAGATAGGAGATTTTGAAGGAAATACTCAAAAAATTTTGGAGTTCATAGAAAAGGCCAAAGAAAAGCAGGCTGACCTGGTAGTCTTTCCGGAGCTTTCTATCTGTGGTTATCCCCCGCGGGATCTCCTCACGCGCCAGGAGTTTCTAAAGGCCGCAGAAAAGGCTTTTTCAAAGATAAAGGCCCAAATAAAAGGGATAACTGCTGTTATTGGACTTCCGCGGGCGCGAAAGAAATCTTCCCACCCCCCTTTTGAAAACCAAGCCGTGGTTATTGCCGATGGGGAAGAAGTCCTTAATTATGCCAAAAATCTCCTGCCACCTTACGATATCTTTGATGAGCCCCGCTATTTTAGCCCTCGTTATGAGACAGCTTGCTTTTTATTAAAAGGCAGAAGTATCGGCTTAAGTGTTTGTGAAGACATCTGGCATCATCGAGATTTTCTTGCCTTTGATTATGACTTTGATCCCTTAGAGGGCCTTGCTGGAAGGATTGAGGTCTTGATAAACATTTCTGCAAGCCCTTACTACGTTGGCAAAATCGAGGTGCGCAAAAGGCTTCTTTCCGCGCAAGCAAGACGCCTTGGCTGCTATGTTTTTTACTGCAACCAGGTGGGAGCAAATGATCATCTCATCTTTGACGGGCAAAGTCTTGTGTTTTCGCCTGAAGGGGAACTCATAGGTGAAGCCTGCGATTTTGAAGAAGATTTACTTCTCATTGACCTGGGAGATCCGACCCCAGTGGGGCATCAGGTTTCAACACGCAGGGAAGAGAGCCTTCTTAAGGCCCTTGTCTTTGGGGTCAAGGAATATTTTCGCAAAACAGGCTTTAAGGGCGCACTGATTGGTCTTTCTGGAGGTATTGATTCCTCGGTGACAGCGGCTATTGCCACGTTTGCGCTTGGGGCAGAAAATGTCTTAGGGGTGCTTATGCCCTCTCCCTATACCAGCCAGGAAAGTAACGAAGACGCCCTGGCTTTAGCGCAAAACCTCGGGATTAAAACCATAACTATCCCGATTACTGATACTTTTATGGCGCTTCGGGGCGAGCTTGCTAAGGCCTTTGGTCGTGAGCCAAAAACCCTTACCCAGGAAAACCTCCAGGCACGTATTAGGGGGAACATCCTTATGGCCCTTGCCAATGAGTTCGGTTGTCTTGTGCTTAACACCGGCAATAAAAGTGAAATAGCAGTAGGTTATTGTACGCTTTATGGGGATACCTGCGGGGCGATTTCTGTTTTAGGTGATGTTTTAAAAAACGATGTTTACGCCCTGGCACGTGAGATTAACCGTAAAGGAGAAATAATTCCTGAAAGGGTGCTTATTAAGCCGCCTTCTGCTGAACTTCGCCCTGACCAAAAGGACGAAGACGATCTTCCTCCTTATCGTATTCTGAACCCCATTGTCAAAGCCTTTGTGGAAGAGGGGAAAAGTGCTGAGGAGATAATTGCTCAGGGATTTCCCCCTGAGGTTGTTAAGGAAGTTCTAAAGCGTATCAGGGTTGAAGAATACAAGCGCTGGCAGCTTCCACCTACTTTAAGAGTCAGTCCACGGGCTTTTGGCTATGGCTGGCGCTACCCCATTGCCCAGGGCTTTCTCTTTGAAGGCTAG
- a CDS encoding CAAX prenyl protease-related protein, with product MAQTRHYVIPFAVFLGLTFIGSKLPSHFVFPVYMLKTFLVGGLLFCWRRHYQELYTRISLKEILLACVTGLAVLVVWVGGEGLFPKIGTPSDTSPLAQGASSLVAFSWIAARIFGAVIVVPIMEELFWRSFLMRYLIDKDFQKVPLGAYTHFSFWVTALLFALEHFRVVPGFFAGVVYGGLLCYTHNLWVPILSHMVTNLGLAIYVLITHQWQFW from the coding sequence ATGGCCCAAACAAGGCATTACGTTATACCGTTTGCAGTTTTTCTTGGACTTACCTTTATAGGCTCAAAGCTCCCTTCTCATTTTGTTTTCCCTGTTTATATGCTCAAAACTTTTTTAGTAGGCGGGCTTTTATTTTGCTGGCGCAGGCACTATCAAGAGCTTTACACTAGGATTTCTTTAAAAGAAATTCTCCTTGCCTGTGTAACCGGCTTGGCTGTTTTAGTTGTCTGGGTTGGAGGTGAAGGCCTTTTCCCAAAAATAGGTACACCCTCTGACACCTCTCCTTTGGCCCAGGGGGCCTCTTCGCTGGTTGCTTTTTCCTGGATTGCGGCAAGGATTTTCGGGGCTGTGATTGTTGTTCCTATCATGGAGGAACTTTTTTGGCGTTCATTTTTAATGCGCTACCTCATAGACAAAGACTTCCAAAAAGTTCCCCTGGGGGCTTATACGCATTTTTCCTTCTGGGTTACCGCGCTTCTTTTTGCTCTAGAGCATTTTCGCGTTGTACCAGGTTTTTTTGCAGGGGTAGTTTATGGCGGGCTCCTTTGTTATACGCACAATCTTTGGGTACCCATTCTTTCTCACATGGTGACTAACCTAGGCCTTGCTATTTATGTTCTAATTACCCATCAGTGGCAATTCTGGTAA
- the cobO gene encoding cob(I)yrinic acid a,c-diamide adenosyltransferase, which translates to MKDNKTFKGYVQVYTGNGKGKTTAALGLALRALGAGFKVFLGQFLKSGEYNEIKALKKFSPAIEMAQFGRGCFVRGKPSQEDIRLAQEGFLVCQEKISSGEFNLVIMDELNLVLYFGLLPEEEVLDLLRKKPTHVEVVITGRYAPKALIEAADLVTEMREIKHYYAKGVKAREGIER; encoded by the coding sequence ATGAAAGACAATAAAACTTTTAAGGGGTATGTTCAGGTTTATACCGGAAACGGTAAGGGGAAAACCACCGCAGCCCTTGGTTTAGCACTTCGTGCCCTGGGGGCTGGGTTCAAAGTTTTTTTAGGCCAATTTCTTAAATCTGGAGAATATAACGAAATAAAAGCCCTTAAAAAATTTTCCCCTGCCATAGAAATGGCTCAATTTGGACGGGGTTGTTTTGTCAGAGGAAAGCCCTCTCAAGAAGATATCCGCCTGGCACAAGAGGGTTTTCTTGTCTGTCAGGAAAAGATTTCCTCTGGAGAGTTTAATCTGGTAATAATGGATGAACTAAATCTGGTTTTATATTTTGGTCTTCTTCCTGAAGAAGAGGTCTTGGATCTTCTAAGAAAAAAACCCACTCATGTGGAAGTAGTGATAACGGGAAGATATGCTCCCAAGGCCCTTATAGAGGCCGCAGATCTTGTGACTGAAATGCGTGAAATCAAGCATTATTATGCCAAAGGAGTTAAAGCCCGTGAGGGCATTGAAAGATAA
- the pyrR gene encoding bifunctional pyr operon transcriptional regulator/uracil phosphoribosyltransferase PyrR codes for MEEKLLMGENEIDRALTRIAHQILERNHGCKDLVLIGIRTGGVPLAERLQRKIKEIEGVEVPVGVLDITLYRDDWSLASPQPVVRKTDIPFPIDNKVVVLVDDVIFTGRTIRAALDALIDFGRPRKVELAVLVDRGHRELPIEPTYTGFNISTLPNEHVTVRLKEISGKDEVVLERY; via the coding sequence ATGGAAGAAAAACTCCTTATGGGTGAAAATGAAATAGACCGAGCTTTGACGCGCATTGCGCATCAGATTCTTGAGCGCAACCACGGGTGCAAAGACCTGGTCTTAATTGGTATTCGCACAGGTGGTGTGCCTCTTGCCGAGCGCTTACAACGCAAAATAAAAGAAATAGAAGGTGTAGAGGTCCCTGTGGGGGTGCTTGATATCACCCTTTACCGCGATGACTGGAGCCTTGCGTCCCCTCAGCCTGTTGTCCGCAAAACAGACATCCCTTTTCCCATTGACAATAAAGTCGTTGTCCTGGTGGATGATGTTATTTTTACCGGGCGGACTATTCGGGCTGCCCTAGACGCCCTGATAGATTTCGGGCGCCCCCGTAAAGTGGAGCTTGCGGTTCTGGTTGACAGGGGCCACAGAGAACTTCCCATAGAGCCAACTTATACGGGCTTTAATATTTCAACTCTTCCCAACGAACACGTTACCGTACGTTTAAAAGAAATTTCCGGCAAAGATGAGGTCGTCCTTGAAAGATATTGA
- a CDS encoding biotin--[acetyl-CoA-carboxylase] ligase produces the protein MKDIDDKPSFPSKGLAFAKRLQTKWLGKQIIFHRELASTQDEAKKHIFSAPSGLVIWADRQTKGRGRLSRSWLSPRGAGLYFSVLLKEPLAHPLPLYGLATALGVATALEEILHVPCFVKWPNDVLLGGKKVAGILLESFEKSLIIGIGINVSFKKEDFPPDLRKKATSIYLETGIRLSRARILRSVLKELEILYEKILQKGFPAIEDLWRAKDVAAGSRVILKRGEQLIKGLALGPASDGTLLLKTSTGLMHVYSGEILMWEISGWENPRAA, from the coding sequence TTGAAAGATATTGATGATAAGCCCTCTTTTCCTTCAAAAGGGCTTGCCTTTGCCAAACGTTTGCAAACAAAGTGGCTAGGCAAGCAAATCATTTTTCATCGCGAATTAGCCTCTACCCAGGATGAAGCTAAAAAACATATTTTTTCTGCGCCTTCTGGTTTAGTCATCTGGGCAGACAGGCAGACCAAGGGGCGTGGGCGTTTGAGCCGTAGCTGGTTATCACCCAGAGGGGCTGGTCTTTATTTTTCTGTCTTGTTAAAAGAGCCCCTGGCTCATCCTTTGCCGCTTTATGGTCTGGCAACTGCCCTTGGCGTGGCAACTGCTCTTGAAGAAATTTTACATGTGCCCTGTTTTGTTAAATGGCCTAATGACGTATTGCTTGGTGGTAAAAAAGTTGCAGGTATTTTGCTGGAAAGTTTTGAAAAAAGCTTAATTATCGGCATTGGGATAAACGTTTCTTTTAAAAAAGAAGATTTTCCACCTGATTTACGTAAAAAGGCCACTTCTATTTATCTTGAGACTGGCATAAGGCTTAGCCGGGCGCGTATTTTGCGTTCGGTCTTAAAAGAGCTAGAAATTCTTTACGAGAAAATCCTTCAAAAAGGATTCCCAGCTATTGAAGACCTATGGCGCGCAAAGGACGTAGCCGCAGGAAGCAGAGTGATCCTTAAACGGGGAGAACAATTAATAAAAGGCCTAGCCCTTGGCCCTGCCTCAGATGGAACTTTGCTGCTTAAAACCAGCACAGGTTTAATGCATGTCTATTCAGGTGAAATTCTCATGTGGGAAATAAGCGGCTGGGAAAATCCACGCGCGGCTTGA
- the thiC gene encoding phosphomethylpyrimidine synthase ThiC produces MKSRPLMTIKEQAQKGIITPEIETCAKNEGIDPEKLCKLVAEGRAVVPANKKFKLAKPCAVGAGLRTKVNANIGTSKDLPDVEPELEKLKVALEAGADAIMDLSTGGPIDEIRKKIRENCPVPLGTVPIYQAAVEAVENKKPIVEMTVRDMFRAVEKHAEDGVDFMTIHCGVTRTVLERFNYSQRILGVVSRGGSFLVEWMVYNNKENPFYEHFDDLLAIAREYEITLSLGDGIRPGCLADATDGPQIQELIILGELTLRAWDAGVQVMIEGPGHVPLDQIEANIKLEKELCHGAPFYVLGPLVTDIAPGYDHIGCAIGGAIAAAAGADFLCYVTPAEHLRLPTIEDVREGVIAARIAAHAADIAKGIPGAMEKDIAMAKARAKLDWEEQIKLSIDPEKARRYRLEGGVSKGRACTMCGEYCAIKVFERARKKKFFVRGSE; encoded by the coding sequence ATGAAATCGAGGCCGCTTATGACCATTAAAGAACAAGCTCAAAAGGGCATTATCACCCCGGAGATTGAAACATGTGCCAAAAATGAAGGGATTGATCCAGAGAAACTTTGTAAGCTTGTGGCTGAGGGGAGGGCAGTTGTTCCGGCCAATAAAAAATTTAAGCTTGCCAAGCCTTGCGCCGTAGGGGCCGGATTGCGCACCAAGGTAAACGCTAACATTGGAACCTCTAAGGACCTTCCAGATGTAGAGCCAGAGCTTGAAAAATTAAAAGTAGCCCTTGAAGCTGGGGCTGATGCCATAATGGATCTTTCCACCGGCGGTCCCATCGATGAAATCAGAAAAAAAATTCGCGAAAACTGCCCTGTCCCATTGGGAACCGTCCCTATATATCAAGCCGCGGTAGAGGCGGTTGAAAATAAAAAACCCATTGTTGAGATGACGGTGCGTGATATGTTCCGTGCCGTTGAAAAACATGCTGAAGATGGCGTTGATTTTATGACCATCCACTGTGGGGTTACGCGCACGGTGCTTGAGCGTTTCAACTACTCTCAGCGCATATTAGGAGTGGTTTCCCGCGGAGGCTCTTTCCTGGTGGAGTGGATGGTTTACAACAACAAAGAAAATCCTTTTTACGAGCATTTTGATGACCTTTTAGCCATTGCCAGGGAATATGAAATTACCCTTTCCTTGGGAGACGGCATAAGACCGGGCTGTTTGGCTGATGCTACCGATGGGCCTCAAATACAGGAACTTATCATCCTGGGAGAATTGACCCTGCGAGCCTGGGATGCCGGGGTTCAAGTGATGATAGAAGGTCCGGGGCATGTGCCCCTTGACCAGATCGAAGCCAATATAAAGCTTGAAAAAGAGCTTTGCCACGGGGCCCCGTTTTATGTTTTAGGGCCCCTTGTTACTGATATCGCCCCCGGTTATGACCACATTGGCTGTGCTATCGGGGGTGCTATTGCTGCTGCGGCTGGGGCGGATTTTCTTTGTTATGTCACCCCAGCAGAGCATCTGCGTTTACCTACTATTGAAGACGTGCGCGAAGGGGTTATCGCTGCGCGTATTGCAGCACATGCCGCTGACATTGCCAAAGGGATCCCAGGTGCCATGGAAAAAGATATCGCTATGGCCAAAGCCCGTGCCAAGCTTGACTGGGAAGAGCAAATCAAGCTTTCTATTGACCCTGAAAAAGCCCGGCGTTATCGCTTAGAAGGCGGGGTTTCTAAAGGGCGCGCCTGTACGATGTGTGGGGAGTATTGTGCTATCAAGGTGTTTGAGCGGGCGCGAAAGAAGAAATTTTTTGTAAGAGGGTCAGAATAA
- the dapB gene encoding 4-hydroxy-tetrahydrodipicolinate reductase → MVKAIVAGAAGRMGTRIIHNILEADDITLVGAFERPDSPAVGKDVGEIIGKPPLGVIIEDSLEKVIEKGDVIIDFTFHEASLANARTNASYGKAMIIGTTGFSKEELEEIHELARKHFPLVQAYNMSLGINLLYKLVEMATKVLGEDFDIEIVEAHHRMKKDAPSGTAIALANVIAKTLGWDESTFRFCREGIIGERPKKEIGIQTIRAGEIVGEHTIYFAGTGERIELTHRASSRDTFARGAVKAAIWVVGKAPGVYDMHDVLGLK, encoded by the coding sequence ATGGTAAAGGCCATTGTCGCCGGCGCTGCCGGCCGTATGGGGACTCGCATAATCCATAACATCCTTGAAGCAGACGATATTACTTTGGTTGGCGCCTTTGAAAGGCCAGATAGCCCTGCCGTTGGCAAAGACGTGGGCGAGATCATCGGAAAACCCCCTCTAGGAGTAATTATCGAGGACTCCCTTGAAAAGGTAATTGAAAAAGGCGACGTTATCATTGATTTTACCTTCCATGAAGCTTCGCTTGCCAACGCCCGCACCAACGCCTCTTACGGCAAGGCCATGATTATTGGAACTACGGGATTTTCTAAAGAAGAGCTTGAAGAAATCCACGAGCTCGCACGCAAACACTTCCCGTTAGTCCAGGCCTATAACATGAGTCTTGGCATAAATTTGCTTTATAAACTGGTGGAAATGGCTACCAAAGTTTTGGGAGAGGACTTTGATATTGAAATAGTTGAAGCCCATCACCGCATGAAAAAAGATGCTCCCAGTGGCACAGCCATAGCCCTTGCCAATGTGATTGCCAAGACCCTTGGCTGGGATGAGTCAACTTTTCGCTTCTGCCGGGAAGGGATAATTGGCGAACGCCCTAAGAAAGAAATAGGCATCCAAACCATTCGTGCCGGGGAAATAGTAGGTGAACATACCATTTATTTTGCAGGTACTGGTGAGCGTATAGAACTCACCCACCGAGCCTCAAGCCGTGACACCTTCGCCAGGGGTGCGGTAAAAGCTGCTATCTGGGTAGTGGGCAAGGCCCCTGGGGTCTATGATATGCACGACGTGTTAGGCCTTAAATAA
- a CDS encoding DUF4412 domain-containing protein, whose amino-acid sequence MKKFLLSVFFLLAGADLLFAGVLIDAKTSDGGFYRWACEGKYFRVETPQSYTIFDTEKGLMYIVMPEQKAYYVTTAEETRKQMEAMQSQMEKMQQSLGKFAKKFNLFGKKEEKPAPKEEPVKTTFHKTGKKAKIAGYKAYQVIIKENGQPVREIWASENVLQKINKKCDFKSLSAMSEKMMPKGASNMPMQQNQGAACMSATKYEKLGFPLKEISYADNYEIEVTKIETSKLPESYFRVPESYQKRQMPSMQGGMPW is encoded by the coding sequence ATGAAAAAATTTTTACTTAGCGTTTTTTTTCTTTTGGCCGGGGCCGATCTTCTTTTCGCAGGCGTTTTAATTGATGCCAAAACCTCTGATGGCGGATTTTACCGCTGGGCTTGCGAAGGCAAATACTTCCGGGTGGAAACTCCTCAATCTTATACCATTTTTGATACCGAAAAAGGCCTGATGTACATAGTAATGCCTGAACAAAAGGCCTATTACGTTACCACCGCGGAAGAAACCAGAAAACAAATGGAAGCCATGCAAAGCCAGATGGAAAAAATGCAGCAGTCACTAGGCAAATTTGCCAAAAAGTTCAACTTGTTTGGCAAAAAAGAAGAAAAGCCCGCGCCTAAAGAAGAACCCGTTAAAACAACGTTTCACAAAACTGGAAAAAAAGCAAAAATAGCTGGCTACAAAGCCTATCAAGTCATTATTAAAGAAAATGGCCAGCCCGTACGCGAAATATGGGCCTCGGAAAATGTTTTGCAAAAAATTAACAAAAAATGCGATTTCAAAAGCCTAAGCGCCATGAGTGAAAAGATGATGCCCAAAGGGGCTTCCAATATGCCCATGCAGCAGAACCAAGGGGCAGCCTGTATGTCAGCCACCAAGTATGAAAAGTTAGGCTTCCCTTTAAAAGAAATTTCCTATGCGGATAATTACGAAATAGAAGTTACCAAGATAGAAACATCAAAGCTCCCTGAGAGTTATTTCCGCGTTCCAGAAAGTTATCAAAAGCGCCAAATGCCTTCCATGCAAGGAGGTATGCCATGGTAA
- the dapA gene encoding 4-hydroxy-tetrahydrodipicolinate synthase — protein MPARKCGRKTCKTKASKKKALEGAIVALITPFKDGKLDEESYRELVEWQIKQGIDGLLTVGTTGESPTLSFEEKKRLYELTVEIAAGRVPVIAGTGTNNTAQSIELTKLAADIGVDAVLMVTPYYNKPTQEGLYQHYKAVAEAVKKIPIILYNVPSRTSVSLAPDTVARLAKIKNIVGIKEATGCMKQATEIIRLCGNKFLLLSGDDFTCFTSMVLGGKGVISAAANVAPKEMADMMKAALNGNWEKGRKLHLKLFPLFKAMFLETNPVPAKMALYLMGKIASPEVRLPLTQMSEANTAKLKEILAEYKFI, from the coding sequence ATGCCCGCAAGAAAATGTGGCCGCAAAACTTGTAAAACAAAAGCTTCCAAAAAAAAGGCCTTAGAAGGAGCTATTGTTGCGCTGATAACTCCTTTTAAAGACGGAAAGCTTGACGAAGAATCCTACCGGGAGCTTGTAGAATGGCAGATAAAACAGGGGATTGACGGCTTGCTTACCGTTGGCACCACCGGAGAATCCCCAACCCTTAGCTTTGAAGAAAAAAAACGTCTATACGAACTCACCGTAGAAATTGCAGCTGGTCGCGTGCCTGTTATTGCAGGCACAGGCACTAACAACACCGCCCAGTCAATTGAGCTCACCAAACTTGCCGCAGACATCGGCGTTGATGCTGTTTTAATGGTAACCCCGTATTACAACAAGCCCACCCAGGAAGGTCTTTACCAGCATTACAAAGCTGTAGCCGAGGCAGTTAAGAAGATCCCCATTATTCTTTACAATGTCCCGAGCCGTACCAGTGTCTCCCTTGCGCCTGACACCGTGGCCCGCCTTGCCAAAATCAAAAACATCGTGGGCATTAAAGAAGCCACTGGTTGCATGAAACAGGCCACCGAAATTATTCGTCTTTGCGGGAACAAATTTCTCTTGCTCTCAGGAGATGATTTCACGTGCTTTACCAGCATGGTCCTTGGGGGCAAAGGTGTCATTTCAGCTGCGGCAAATGTGGCTCCCAAAGAAATGGCAGACATGATGAAGGCCGCCCTTAACGGAAACTGGGAAAAGGGCCGTAAGCTCCACCTCAAGCTCTTTCCGCTTTTTAAAGCCATGTTTCTTGAGACCAATCCGGTCCCGGCTAAAATGGCCCTTTATCTTATGGGGAAAATTGCCAGTCCTGAAGTGCGCTTGCCTTTAACCCAAATGAGTGAAGCAAACACAGCAAAACTAAAAGAAATACTTGCAGAATACAAATTCATCTAA
- the dapF gene encoding diaminopimelate epimerase: MDGDMAACEGLPFTKMVASGNDFILINNFDKKVPSELGPELAKRLCRRAFSVGADGLILIEPPKTKEACFSWRFFNADGSEAEMCGNGGRCAARFAVEEGLCPEKLAFETLAGLIQAEVNGKEVKIKLTPPKDLKLDFPVSVNDKTLLVSFVNTGVPHVVLILPEEELKDFPVNEVGKKIRFHQAFAPAGTNVNFVAQTGPQNLLVRTYERGVEAETFACGTGACASAIIAISKGLISSPVEVTTTGGEILQIFWNPAEPDEIFLKGEARFVYRAHLSKEALE; encoded by the coding sequence ATGGACGGAGACATGGCCGCTTGCGAAGGCCTTCCTTTCACCAAAATGGTCGCCTCGGGTAATGATTTCATTCTTATCAACAATTTTGATAAAAAGGTCCCATCTGAACTTGGCCCTGAACTTGCCAAACGCTTGTGCCGCCGAGCCTTCTCCGTAGGGGCAGACGGCCTTATCCTGATAGAACCTCCAAAAACTAAAGAAGCTTGCTTTTCATGGCGTTTTTTTAATGCCGATGGTAGCGAAGCGGAAATGTGCGGCAATGGTGGCCGTTGTGCCGCAAGATTTGCCGTAGAAGAAGGCCTTTGCCCTGAAAAACTCGCCTTTGAAACCCTGGCAGGCTTAATCCAAGCAGAAGTAAACGGAAAAGAAGTAAAAATCAAACTTACCCCTCCCAAAGATTTGAAGCTTGATTTCCCCGTTTCTGTCAACGATAAAACGCTTTTAGTTTCTTTTGTTAATACGGGTGTTCCACATGTAGTGCTTATCCTTCCTGAAGAAGAGCTAAAAGACTTTCCTGTAAACGAGGTCGGAAAAAAAATCAGATTTCACCAGGCATTTGCCCCAGCTGGCACCAACGTTAATTTCGTAGCCCAAACAGGCCCTCAAAACCTACTGGTTCGTACTTATGAAAGAGGAGTAGAAGCTGAGACCTTTGCCTGTGGGACGGGAGCATGTGCCTCTGCCATCATAGCTATATCCAAAGGCCTGATTTCGTCTCCGGTAGAGGTAACAACAACCGGAGGAGAAATACTTCAAATTTTCTGGAATCCTGCAGAACCTGATGAAATTTTCTTAAAAGGTGAAGCCCGTTTCGTTTATCGGGCGCATCTTTCCAAAGAAGCCCTGGAATAA
- the lysA gene encoding diaminopimelate decarboxylase: protein MHHFQYRDGELYAEDVPVREIAKKVGTPFYLYSAATLRRHFRVFDKAFDGIPHLVCYSVKANSNLAVLSLFAKEGSGADIVSGGELYRALKAGIPPKKIVFSGVGKTPKEMREALQAGILMFNVESLGELKTLAKVAKRLEKIAPVAIRINPDVDPKTHPYISTGLKKNKFGLDAANALKAYEFAKENPYLEIVGIDCHIGSQLTQISPFVEALRKIKEFILELEAIDIKIKYIDLGGGLGIVYGNEAPPPPAEYAKALQEELGDLDVTLILEPGRVLVGNAGILVTKALYYKETPTKNFVIVDAGMNDLLRPAFYDAYHEIIPVKEKDAPKIVADVVGPICETGDFFARDRELPLVRPGELLAIMSAGAYGFVMASNYNSRPRPAEVMVNGSDFFVVRRRENYARLVAGEKIPPFLSEQNG from the coding sequence ATGCACCATTTCCAGTATCGCGATGGCGAACTTTATGCCGAAGATGTCCCTGTGCGAGAAATAGCTAAAAAGGTAGGCACTCCTTTTTATCTTTATTCCGCTGCTACCCTTAGGCGCCATTTTCGTGTTTTTGACAAAGCCTTTGATGGCATCCCACACCTTGTTTGCTACTCAGTCAAAGCCAACTCCAACCTTGCGGTCTTAAGCCTTTTCGCCAAAGAAGGCTCTGGGGCAGATATAGTTTCAGGAGGAGAGCTCTACCGCGCCTTAAAAGCCGGGATTCCCCCCAAAAAAATAGTCTTTTCCGGGGTGGGCAAAACCCCCAAGGAAATGCGTGAGGCTCTTCAAGCAGGCATTCTCATGTTCAACGTAGAAAGCCTTGGGGAGCTTAAAACCCTGGCAAAAGTGGCTAAACGCCTGGAAAAAATTGCCCCTGTTGCCATAAGAATAAACCCAGATGTTGACCCGAAAACTCATCCTTACATTTCCACAGGCTTAAAAAAGAACAAGTTCGGCCTTGATGCGGCAAATGCCCTTAAGGCTTATGAGTTTGCCAAAGAAAATCCTTATCTTGAAATTGTAGGCATTGATTGCCACATAGGCTCACAACTCACCCAAATAAGTCCATTTGTAGAAGCTTTAAGAAAAATAAAAGAATTTATCCTAGAACTGGAAGCCATTGATATCAAAATAAAATACATAGACCTTGGCGGTGGTCTAGGAATTGTTTACGGAAACGAAGCCCCTCCCCCACCTGCCGAATACGCCAAAGCCCTACAAGAGGAACTGGGAGACCTTGATGTTACCCTTATCCTGGAACCAGGACGGGTATTGGTGGGCAATGCCGGTATTTTGGTGACCAAAGCCCTCTACTACAAAGAAACTCCCACTAAAAACTTTGTCATCGTAGATGCCGGCATGAATGACCTTTTGCGCCCGGCATTTTACGATGCCTACCATGAAATCATCCCTGTCAAAGAAAAAGACGCGCCTAAAATTGTCGCCGACGTGGTTGGACCTATTTGTGAAACAGGAGACTTCTTTGCTAGAGATAGAGAACTTCCCTTGGTGCGTCCTGGAGAGCTTCTTGCCATCATGAGTGCCGGGGCTTACGGTTTTGTTATGGCCTCTAACTATAATTCAAGGCCAAGGCCGGCAGAGGTCATGGTAAACGGCAGCGACTTTTTCGTGGTAAGACGACGGGAAAATTACGCAAGGCTTGTCGCGGGAGAAAAAATTCCACCTTTTCTTTCCGAGCAAAATGGTTGA